The proteins below come from a single Halostagnicola larsenii XH-48 genomic window:
- a CDS encoding aminotransferase class IV, with protein sequence MSEHPDGTDSRADTDSADSTGVDANDASPSNELRYHVDGELVPASRATVRVDDRGFRYGDAAFETLRAYGGTIFEWDAHAARLEATCDALELTHGLSRADLLSRIDETLSANDLSDAYVRLSITRGVQPGKLTPDPDVDPTVVVYVGSLPRGGLEGNPVWDGPAALETVDTRRIPNDAVPASAKTHNYLNGILARQELESGDEALLCDGEGYAAEGATSNVFFVEDGALYTPATDGPVLPGITRRVVLECAADAGIPVEEGRYRPERLRDADRVFLTNTTWELRPVASVDGVAIERDDRVDDDPLETLSRMYDERVEDRCY encoded by the coding sequence ATGTCCGAACACCCAGACGGTACCGACTCTCGAGCCGATACCGACAGCGCCGACTCTACAGGCGTCGATGCCAACGACGCCTCCCCGTCCAACGAACTGCGCTATCACGTCGACGGCGAACTCGTCCCCGCGTCTCGAGCGACCGTTCGCGTCGACGATCGGGGCTTTCGCTACGGCGACGCCGCCTTCGAGACGCTGCGGGCCTACGGCGGGACGATCTTCGAGTGGGACGCACACGCGGCCCGTCTCGAGGCGACCTGCGACGCGCTCGAGTTGACTCACGGGCTCTCGCGGGCGGATCTGCTGTCGCGGATCGACGAGACGCTTTCGGCCAACGACCTCTCGGACGCCTACGTCAGGCTGTCGATCACCCGCGGCGTTCAGCCGGGGAAGCTCACGCCCGACCCCGACGTCGACCCGACGGTCGTCGTCTACGTCGGGTCGCTTCCGCGGGGCGGCCTCGAGGGCAACCCCGTCTGGGACGGTCCTGCGGCCCTCGAGACGGTCGACACCCGGCGAATTCCCAACGATGCTGTGCCCGCTTCGGCGAAGACGCACAACTACCTCAACGGGATTCTGGCGCGTCAGGAACTCGAGAGCGGCGACGAGGCGCTCCTCTGTGACGGCGAGGGATACGCCGCCGAAGGGGCGACGAGCAACGTCTTTTTCGTCGAGGACGGCGCGCTGTACACGCCCGCGACCGACGGCCCCGTTCTCCCCGGAATCACCCGTCGAGTCGTTCTCGAGTGCGCCGCCGACGCCGGCATCCCCGTCGAGGAGGGCCGATATCGACCCGAACGACTCCGGGACGCGGATCGCGTTTTCCTGACGAACACGACGTGGGAACTGCGCCCCGTCGCCTCGGTCGACGGCGTCGCGATCGAGAGAGACGATCGGGTGGACGACGACCCGCTCGAGACACTCTCGAGGATGTACGACGAGCGCGTCGAGGATCGGTGTTACTGA
- a CDS encoding DUF3006 domain-containing protein, with amino-acid sequence MSATYTAVLDRIVDGETAVLLLEEDESVREERTVPVADLPEAGRHEGAVFELEVTEDSILEATYRPDAERERRERMQDRFDDLSERLSDE; translated from the coding sequence ATGTCCGCTACCTACACGGCCGTCCTCGATCGGATCGTCGACGGTGAAACGGCGGTGTTGCTCCTCGAGGAAGACGAATCGGTGCGCGAAGAGCGGACCGTCCCTGTCGCGGACCTCCCCGAGGCGGGCAGACACGAGGGTGCGGTCTTCGAACTCGAGGTGACCGAGGACTCGATCCTCGAGGCGACTTACCGGCCCGATGCCGAACGCGAGCGACGGGAGCGTATGCAGGACCGGTTCGACGACCTCTCCGAGCGACTTTCCGACGAATAG
- a CDS encoding gamma carbonic anhydrase family protein, which yields MIRSFDGTEPQIAESAYVDDAAVVIGDVVIEPDASVWPNTTLRGDHGTIVVGEGANVQDNAVLHEDAELEPYSTVGHSAIVHDATVAERALVGMNAVVLDGSHVGERAVVAAGSVVTEGTEIPPATLVAGAPAEAKTKIEDDRLAETADRYVSLSREHAERSERLD from the coding sequence ATGATACGCTCGTTCGACGGAACGGAGCCACAGATCGCGGAATCGGCCTACGTGGACGACGCGGCGGTCGTCATCGGCGACGTGGTTATCGAACCGGACGCCAGCGTCTGGCCGAACACGACCCTTCGCGGCGATCACGGCACCATCGTCGTCGGCGAGGGTGCGAACGTCCAGGACAACGCGGTGCTCCACGAGGACGCTGAACTCGAGCCCTACTCGACGGTCGGCCACAGCGCCATCGTCCACGACGCGACGGTCGCCGAGCGCGCGCTCGTCGGGATGAACGCGGTCGTTCTGGACGGATCGCACGTCGGCGAGCGGGCCGTCGTGGCTGCGGGCAGCGTCGTCACGGAGGGGACGGAGATCCCGCCGGCGACGCTCGTCGCGGGAGCGCCCGCCGAGGCGAAAACGAAGATCGAGGATGATCGACTCGCCGAGACGGCCGATCGGTACGTTTCACTCTCGAGAGAACACGCCGAACGCAGCGAACGGTTGGACTGA
- the artA gene encoding archaeosortase A gives MSSLPATTVSPSAGALDSSAALATATPASIASTITDLSQTTVVGSLTVVNLLAWASIGIFALAFVLEWRGEIVPARNVAAAAWALFGCFWLLMAPHYYYEIQSPLQTFLSIAALPLCSYTAYLLINGRTSLLILSKAVAIMGLIYLPAETIPFVRRWLIETTAAQTHYGMELLGYSPGIIEGSAGYESKFGFDPDETVTGRTTYIVMACTGLGSMAIFGGLIGAVKAPLKRKAAAFAVAIGVIWFLNLIRNVFIGLASPWGWFQYDPIVHVLTTYLGAEADRVSYLVAHNYISQFGSVVALLAIAYLLIRVLPEILEPLEEVLFILSGTEYDLEEAVDVETPADGDD, from the coding sequence ATGTCGTCTCTCCCCGCGACGACCGTTTCTCCGTCGGCCGGTGCGCTCGACTCGAGCGCCGCCCTCGCGACCGCGACTCCGGCGTCGATCGCGTCGACGATCACGGACCTTTCGCAGACGACGGTCGTCGGATCGCTCACGGTCGTTAATCTCCTCGCGTGGGCGTCGATCGGTATCTTCGCGCTGGCGTTCGTTCTCGAGTGGCGCGGCGAGATCGTTCCGGCCCGGAACGTCGCCGCGGCGGCCTGGGCGCTTTTCGGCTGCTTCTGGTTGCTGATGGCACCGCACTACTACTACGAGATACAGAGTCCGCTGCAGACGTTCCTCTCGATCGCTGCGCTTCCGCTGTGTTCCTACACCGCCTATCTCCTCATCAACGGTCGGACGTCGTTACTGATCCTCTCGAAGGCGGTCGCGATCATGGGGCTGATCTATCTCCCCGCGGAGACGATTCCGTTCGTCCGCCGGTGGCTGATCGAGACGACCGCCGCACAGACCCACTACGGGATGGAACTGCTCGGGTACAGTCCGGGGATCATCGAGGGGAGCGCCGGCTACGAGAGCAAGTTCGGTTTCGACCCCGACGAAACCGTCACGGGTCGAACGACCTACATCGTCATGGCCTGTACGGGCCTCGGTAGCATGGCGATTTTCGGCGGCCTCATCGGGGCCGTGAAAGCGCCGCTCAAGCGCAAGGCCGCGGCCTTCGCCGTCGCCATCGGCGTCATCTGGTTTCTCAACCTGATCCGGAACGTCTTCATCGGACTCGCCTCGCCGTGGGGCTGGTTCCAGTACGACCCGATCGTCCACGTCCTGACGACGTACCTGGGCGCGGAGGCGGATCGCGTCTCCTATCTCGTCGCGCACAACTATATCTCCCAGTTCGGATCGGTCGTCGCACTCCTGGCGATCGCCTACCTCCTCATCAGGGTCCTCCCCGAGATCCTCGAGCCGCTCGAGGAGGTGCTCTTTATCCTCTCGGGGACCGAGTACGACCTCGAGGAGGCCGTCGACGTAGAAACCCCCGCAGATGGTGACGACTGA
- a CDS encoding OsmC family protein: MSKTVTTTSEEGFSATNEIRDFETTIDSTGEDAPDTLESLLAAYGSCYVPALRVAGQQRGVDDMGRVEIQTNGELNDDDKLESIQFDIRVEATVDDDTAEDVLDRADQLCKVHDALKSDLHADRSLEGDAF, translated from the coding sequence ATGTCCAAGACAGTAACCACGACGTCCGAGGAAGGCTTTAGCGCGACGAACGAAATCCGCGACTTCGAGACGACCATCGACTCGACCGGCGAGGACGCGCCGGACACCCTCGAGAGCCTGTTAGCTGCCTACGGCTCGTGTTACGTGCCCGCGCTCCGCGTCGCCGGGCAACAACGCGGCGTCGACGACATGGGCCGTGTCGAAATTCAGACGAACGGCGAGTTGAACGACGACGACAAACTCGAGTCGATCCAGTTCGATATTCGAGTCGAGGCGACGGTCGACGACGATACCGCCGAGGACGTACTCGACCGCGCGGACCAGCTCTGTAAGGTTCACGACGCGCTCAAGAGCGACCTCCACGCGGATCGATCGCTCGAGGGCGACGCGTTCTAG
- a CDS encoding DHH family phosphoesterase: MGNCIICDKPVDGLVCEVHEEDVAFEFEGTSASQLSPGRFYRGTVDGYADFGVFVDVGDHVTGLLHRSELDQRLESLDWEPGDSVYVQVLDVRDNGNIDLGWSIRQDDRDFRGRLIETADDELRPEEFEEDTDESAADADDSPDQTESAASSTDSSSEVVANGSGSTATDSSETDSSAAETTDSPETTASPEATESASEVEHDASTTDTDQDSDFEFGTEPSLNRTTVGDIDSQVGSIVRLEGEITGIRQTSGPTVFELSDETATVECAAFEEAGVRAYPDVDLDDVVALEGEVERHHGDLQIETEALEILTDDERATVLERLEEAIEQEARPSVLELIDDHDAVSAVEDELFEAATQIRRAVMESRPIVVRHQATADGYIAGAAIERAVLPLIEDKHTRDDAVYHYFERRPLEGRVYDMDAATDDVTSMLEARDRHGEQLPLVILVDAGATAESANGYDLLSLYDTESIVIDDSRADEEITDAVSLAVAPSLTGADVSDLTSTALGANVAAAVNDDVRGDLEHLPAVSYWEDVPESYLELATDAGYDEETLAERREAVALEAFYQSYKDKRELVTDLLFDDDGDLAAHVSEQFRDKLETELEAASENCAVRGVGDVTVSILDTGSFTHRYNFPTTTLLLDALHRRERTRADPPFVTLGVGDDELHVRATETLDVRELASELAERVPDAGVSAVGGRDGHVEYLVGERDAVEEATVEILGETLA; encoded by the coding sequence ATGGGTAACTGTATCATCTGCGACAAGCCCGTAGACGGCTTGGTCTGTGAGGTCCACGAGGAGGATGTCGCCTTCGAGTTCGAAGGCACCTCCGCCTCACAGCTCTCGCCCGGTCGGTTTTACCGGGGTACCGTCGACGGGTACGCTGACTTCGGCGTCTTCGTCGATGTCGGCGATCACGTCACCGGACTGTTGCACAGAAGCGAACTCGACCAGCGACTCGAGAGTCTCGACTGGGAACCTGGAGACAGCGTCTACGTCCAGGTTCTCGACGTCCGAGACAACGGAAACATCGACCTCGGCTGGTCGATCAGACAGGACGACCGCGACTTCCGCGGCCGACTGATCGAAACCGCCGACGACGAACTCCGTCCCGAGGAGTTCGAAGAGGACACGGACGAGTCCGCCGCCGACGCGGACGATTCGCCCGACCAGACCGAGTCCGCGGCGTCGTCAACCGATTCGAGTTCCGAAGTCGTCGCCAACGGCAGCGGGTCGACGGCGACCGACTCGAGCGAGACGGACTCGAGCGCCGCGGAGACGACTGATTCGCCAGAAACAACCGCCTCACCGGAAGCGACCGAATCCGCCAGTGAAGTCGAACACGATGCTTCGACGACCGACACCGACCAGGACTCCGACTTCGAGTTCGGAACCGAACCGTCGTTGAACCGAACGACGGTCGGCGACATCGACTCTCAGGTCGGTAGTATCGTTCGCCTCGAGGGCGAGATCACCGGCATCCGACAGACGTCCGGTCCGACCGTCTTCGAACTCAGCGACGAGACGGCGACCGTCGAGTGTGCCGCATTCGAGGAAGCGGGCGTGCGCGCTTACCCCGACGTGGACCTCGACGATGTCGTCGCCCTCGAGGGCGAAGTCGAGCGCCACCACGGCGACCTCCAGATCGAGACGGAGGCGCTCGAGATCCTGACCGACGACGAGCGGGCGACCGTCCTCGAGCGACTCGAGGAAGCGATCGAGCAGGAAGCGCGTCCGTCGGTCCTCGAACTCATCGACGACCACGACGCGGTGTCGGCGGTCGAGGACGAACTCTTCGAGGCCGCGACGCAGATCCGCCGAGCGGTGATGGAGTCGCGACCGATCGTCGTCCGCCACCAGGCGACCGCAGACGGCTACATCGCCGGCGCAGCCATCGAGCGCGCCGTGTTGCCGCTGATCGAAGACAAACACACCCGCGACGACGCGGTCTATCACTACTTCGAGCGGCGACCGCTCGAGGGTCGCGTCTACGACATGGACGCGGCGACCGACGACGTCACCTCGATGCTCGAAGCTCGCGACCGCCACGGCGAGCAACTGCCGCTCGTGATCCTGGTCGACGCTGGCGCGACCGCCGAGTCGGCCAACGGCTACGATCTCCTCTCGCTGTACGACACCGAGTCGATCGTTATCGACGACAGCCGCGCCGACGAAGAGATCACCGACGCCGTCTCGCTGGCAGTCGCACCGTCGCTGACCGGTGCCGACGTCTCCGATCTCACGTCGACCGCACTGGGTGCGAACGTCGCCGCCGCCGTCAACGACGACGTTCGCGGCGATCTCGAGCACCTCCCGGCGGTGAGCTACTGGGAGGACGTTCCCGAGTCCTACCTCGAACTGGCGACAGACGCGGGCTACGACGAGGAAACTCTCGCCGAGCGCCGCGAAGCCGTCGCCCTCGAGGCGTTCTACCAGTCCTACAAGGACAAACGCGAACTCGTGACCGACCTGCTGTTCGACGACGACGGCGATCTGGCGGCCCACGTCTCCGAACAGTTCCGCGACAAACTCGAGACCGAACTCGAGGCGGCCTCGGAGAACTGCGCCGTCCGCGGCGTCGGCGACGTGACGGTGTCGATTCTGGACACCGGCTCGTTCACTCACCGATATAACTTCCCGACGACGACGCTCCTGCTCGACGCGCTCCACCGTCGCGAACGAACGCGAGCCGATCCGCCGTTCGTCACGCTCGGCGTCGGCGACGACGAACTACACGTCCGCGCGACCGAAACGCTCGACGTCCGCGAGCTCGCCAGCGAACTCGCCGAGCGCGTTCCCGACGCCGGCGTCTCGGCCGTCGGCGGCCGCGACGGCCACGTCGAGTACCTCGTCGGCGAACGCGACGCCGTCGAGGAGGCCACAGTCGAGATACTCGGCGAGACGCTCGCCTAA
- a CDS encoding MBL fold metallo-hydrolase — protein MIDRRRLLLVVAVAAMLVLAGCATAPELSDEPSPSTSTVDGELELHHIDVGQADATLLVTPENETILIDSGDWRSDGSAVIDYLESQDIDRIDHLVATHAHADHIGGHAAVIDHFEEHGDGVGAAYDSGVAHTSQTYENYLDAVESHDVRLFEVAAGDQIPLEDGQVNATVLNPPAGESGTGLHENSVSLSLEFGEFSYLTTGDAEGETEERLVEEWSDRLEIDVYQAGHHGSSTSSTGPKLDASTPEIAIISSAQASQYDHPSADVLESFDDRRIETYWTAVHGDVVVRTDGESSFVSTEREATTDPDDLIELKE, from the coding sequence ATGATCGATCGGAGACGGCTGTTGCTCGTCGTCGCCGTGGCCGCGATGCTCGTCCTCGCAGGCTGTGCTACTGCCCCCGAGTTGAGCGACGAGCCCTCGCCGTCCACGTCGACCGTCGACGGCGAACTCGAGCTCCACCACATCGACGTCGGACAGGCCGACGCCACGCTGCTGGTGACGCCCGAGAACGAGACGATCCTGATCGATTCCGGCGACTGGCGATCCGACGGGTCGGCGGTCATCGACTACCTCGAGTCACAGGATATCGACCGGATCGACCATCTGGTGGCGACGCACGCCCACGCCGATCACATCGGCGGCCACGCGGCGGTTATCGACCACTTCGAGGAGCACGGCGACGGCGTCGGTGCGGCCTACGATTCGGGCGTCGCACACACGAGTCAGACCTACGAGAACTACCTCGACGCGGTCGAGAGCCACGACGTACGGTTGTTCGAAGTCGCGGCGGGAGACCAGATCCCGCTCGAGGACGGGCAGGTGAACGCCACGGTCTTGAACCCGCCCGCGGGCGAGTCGGGAACCGGCCTCCACGAAAACAGCGTGAGCCTCTCGCTCGAGTTCGGCGAGTTCTCCTACCTCACGACCGGCGACGCCGAAGGGGAGACCGAAGAACGGCTGGTCGAGGAGTGGAGCGACCGCCTCGAGATCGACGTCTATCAGGCGGGCCACCACGGGTCGTCCACCTCCTCGACAGGTCCGAAACTCGACGCATCGACGCCGGAAATCGCTATCATCTCGAGCGCGCAGGCGTCCCAATACGACCATCCGAGTGCCGACGTTCTCGAGTCTTTCGACGACCGCAGGATCGAAACCTACTGGACCGCGGTCCACGGCGACGTGGTCGTGAGGACCGACGGCGAGTCGAGTTTCGTCTCCACCGAGCGCGAGGCCACGACCGATCCAGACGACCTGATCGAACTCAAAGAATAA
- a CDS encoding SDR family NAD(P)-dependent oxidoreductase: MASPRYDYEDSTVVITGASSGIGREIARRFGECGATVVNGDIDREPKDGDTPTDELLEDGPGTGVYVETDVTDREDLESLVAAARERGGVDVMINNAGLQIPKPMAEVTPEEFDRIHAVNSRGAFFGTQVAAEDMIDRDDPGAIINTASISSNLAQFGQVQYDSSKGSIRMITRGSALEYAEAGIRVNGVAPGQIATEFTDGWSERAREQAENDELLKPVPLGRAGTPEDVAGAYLFLASDDAAYIAGELLHVDGGWQIC; this comes from the coding sequence ATGGCCAGTCCACGCTACGACTACGAAGATTCGACGGTCGTCATCACGGGTGCCAGTTCGGGGATCGGCCGCGAGATCGCGCGTCGGTTCGGCGAGTGCGGCGCGACGGTCGTAAACGGCGACATCGATCGGGAGCCGAAGGACGGCGACACTCCGACGGACGAACTGCTCGAGGACGGCCCCGGAACCGGCGTCTACGTCGAGACTGATGTCACCGACCGCGAGGACCTCGAGTCGCTCGTCGCCGCGGCGCGAGAGCGCGGCGGCGTCGACGTGATGATCAACAACGCGGGCCTTCAGATCCCGAAGCCAATGGCCGAGGTGACTCCCGAGGAGTTCGACCGCATCCACGCGGTCAACTCGCGGGGCGCGTTTTTCGGCACGCAGGTCGCCGCCGAGGACATGATCGACCGGGACGATCCCGGCGCGATCATCAACACCGCGTCGATCAGTTCGAACCTCGCCCAGTTCGGGCAGGTCCAATACGACTCGAGCAAGGGCTCGATTCGGATGATCACCCGCGGAAGCGCCCTCGAGTACGCCGAAGCGGGGATCAGGGTCAACGGCGTCGCACCGGGCCAGATCGCGACCGAGTTCACCGACGGCTGGAGCGAACGCGCTCGAGAGCAGGCGGAAAACGACGAGTTGCTCAAGCCGGTTCCGCTTGGCCGGGCCGGAACGCCCGAAGACGTCGCCGGAGCCTACCTCTTCCTGGCGAGCGACGACGCCGCCTACATCGCGGGTGAACTGCTCCACGTCGACGGCGGCTGGCAGATCTGCTGA
- a CDS encoding metal-dependent hydrolase, with protein sequence MQVTWHGHSTWHVTVGETDLLIDPFFDNPKTDLEPADLETPDYVLLTHGHADHIADAGAFSDATLVATPELVSYAEDEFGFEDAVGGMGMNIGGTVECGDAYVTMHRADHTNGVMTDYEYDVGMPGGFIISDTTPTQVSDEESTTFYHAGDTGLMTEMRDVIGPHLEPDAAALPIGDHFTMGPWQAAIAVDWLDIDHAFPQHYDTFPPIEQDPEDFASEVAATGSDAEVHALEADEPFELNP encoded by the coding sequence ATGCAAGTCACCTGGCACGGCCATTCGACGTGGCACGTCACCGTTGGGGAGACGGACCTGCTGATCGATCCGTTCTTCGACAATCCGAAGACCGACCTCGAGCCCGCCGACCTCGAGACGCCGGACTACGTGCTGTTGACGCACGGGCACGCGGACCACATCGCGGATGCCGGTGCGTTTTCGGACGCGACGCTCGTGGCGACGCCGGAACTGGTGTCCTATGCCGAAGACGAGTTCGGCTTCGAGGACGCGGTCGGCGGGATGGGGATGAACATCGGCGGCACCGTCGAGTGCGGCGACGCCTACGTGACGATGCACCGGGCGGACCACACCAACGGCGTGATGACCGACTACGAGTACGACGTGGGGATGCCCGGTGGCTTCATCATCTCCGATACGACGCCAACGCAGGTCAGCGACGAGGAGTCGACGACGTTCTACCACGCGGGCGATACCGGTCTCATGACCGAGATGCGCGACGTGATCGGACCGCACCTCGAGCCCGACGCAGCGGCCCTTCCGATCGGCGATCACTTCACGATGGGGCCGTGGCAGGCTGCAATCGCCGTCGATTGGCTCGACATCGATCACGCCTTCCCGCAGCACTACGATACGTTCCCGCCGATCGAGCAGGACCCCGAGGACTTTGCCAGCGAGGTCGCCGCGACCGGAAGCGACGCCGAGGTCCACGCGCTCGAGGCCGACGAGCCGTTCGAACTGAACCCGTAG
- a CDS encoding saccharopine dehydrogenase family protein — protein sequence MERLLVYGSYGYTGRLIVDEAVSRGQSPTVAGRDGRKVTAQAREHGLEARTFSLEDDIPSHLAEFDAVLNCAGPFVETAEPLVEACLETETDYLDITGEFRVFERIRRRDVRARDAGVTLLPGVGFDVVPSDCLAAFLADQLPTADRLAIGVQGMDSRRGIPTPADVSRGTAKTLFSGAGTTNVVRKNGALVRVPLGFRSRTIDFGDGPEHAVAIPLGDVVTAAQTTGIENVEVYAAMPSWAGSAMAALESIGWLLESRPVQKLARPAIDALIDGPGESALKTGETVVWGEVGDGERIVRARIRTPNPYALTAKSAVEAAKRVLDGGVPAGAQTPATAFGSEFVLECSDSEREVLETPAAVDLEK from the coding sequence ATGGAGCGGCTTCTCGTCTACGGGTCGTACGGCTACACGGGTCGCCTGATCGTCGATGAAGCCGTCTCGCGCGGCCAGTCGCCGACGGTCGCCGGACGGGACGGGAGGAAAGTCACTGCACAGGCCCGCGAGCACGGCCTCGAGGCCCGGACGTTTTCTCTCGAGGACGATATCCCGTCCCATCTCGCCGAGTTCGACGCCGTCCTGAACTGCGCGGGTCCGTTCGTCGAGACCGCAGAGCCGCTGGTTGAGGCGTGTCTCGAGACGGAAACGGATTATCTGGACATCACCGGTGAGTTTCGCGTGTTCGAGCGGATTCGACGCCGGGACGTCCGCGCTCGAGATGCCGGCGTCACCCTGCTTCCGGGGGTCGGCTTCGACGTGGTCCCGTCGGACTGTCTGGCCGCGTTTCTGGCCGACCAGCTTCCGACCGCGGACCGACTCGCGATCGGCGTGCAGGGGATGGACTCGCGCCGCGGGATACCCACCCCGGCCGACGTGTCGCGAGGAACGGCAAAGACGCTCTTCAGCGGGGCCGGAACCACCAATGTCGTCCGCAAAAACGGGGCCCTCGTTCGAGTACCGCTCGGCTTTCGAAGCCGAACGATCGACTTCGGCGACGGCCCCGAACACGCGGTCGCGATCCCGCTCGGAGACGTGGTCACCGCCGCGCAGACGACCGGCATCGAGAACGTCGAGGTGTACGCCGCGATGCCCTCGTGGGCCGGCTCCGCAATGGCCGCCCTCGAGTCGATCGGCTGGCTGCTCGAGAGTCGCCCGGTCCAGAAACTGGCGCGGCCGGCGATCGACGCGCTGATCGACGGCCCCGGCGAGTCCGCCCTCAAGACGGGCGAAACCGTCGTCTGGGGCGAAGTCGGCGACGGCGAGCGGATCGTCAGAGCTCGAATCCGAACGCCGAATCCCTACGCACTAACCGCAAAATCGGCCGTCGAGGCCGCAAAGCGTGTTCTCGATGGCGGCGTTCCAGCGGGAGCACAGACGCCGGCGACGGCCTTTGGCTCCGAGTTCGTCCTCGAGTGTTCCGACAGCGAACGAGAGGTACTCGAAACGCCGGCAGCCGTCGATCTCGAAAAGTAG
- a CDS encoding anthranilate synthase component II translates to MRKRTTILVVDNYDSFAYNLVQYVGEVADEVVVRRNDEIDLEGVSDLDPTGIVVSPGPGTPAEAGISIPLFAETTYPILGVCLGHQALCAANGAPVVHAPEVVHGKPSLLTHDGAGIFAGVPDPVQVGRYHSLAVERDALPTPLEAVARTADERAVLMAVRHRERPHVGVQFHPESILTRAPAAETPNARTAPETPDERTAAEAIAGRPGAGEDGARGESISLSVGKRLVRNFCGLATEYDSR, encoded by the coding sequence ATGCGTAAGCGAACGACGATTCTGGTCGTGGACAACTACGATTCGTTCGCCTACAACCTCGTCCAGTACGTCGGCGAAGTCGCCGACGAGGTCGTCGTCCGGCGAAACGACGAGATCGACCTCGAGGGCGTCTCGGATCTCGACCCGACCGGCATCGTCGTCTCGCCGGGGCCGGGAACGCCGGCGGAGGCGGGGATCTCGATCCCGCTGTTCGCGGAGACGACGTACCCGATCCTCGGGGTCTGTTTGGGCCATCAAGCGCTCTGTGCGGCCAACGGCGCGCCGGTCGTCCACGCGCCCGAAGTCGTCCACGGGAAACCGTCGCTCCTCACCCACGACGGCGCGGGAATCTTCGCGGGCGTGCCCGACCCCGTTCAAGTCGGCCGATACCACTCCCTCGCCGTCGAACGCGACGCGCTCCCCACCCCGCTCGAGGCGGTCGCCCGAACGGCCGACGAGCGCGCGGTGTTGATGGCCGTTCGCCACCGCGAGCGCCCGCACGTCGGCGTGCAGTTCCACCCCGAAAGCATCCTCACTCGAGCGCCCGCCGCTGAGACACCCAACGCGCGGACCGCCCCTGAAACACCCGACGAACGGACCGCCGCCGAGGCGATCGCCGGACGACCCGGCGCGGGCGAGGACGGCGCTCGAGGGGAATCCATCTCGCTTTCGGTCGGCAAACGCCTGGTTCGAAACTTCTGTGGGCTGGCAACCGAGTACGATTCTAGGTAA
- a CDS encoding SHOCT domain-containing protein, with protein MSDDPATRVRENITEITSMIVTGLWLALMLSGIGGNLWLAVLLVGYIVVIPLVALVFGDETDKQEWWDDWWGDESWDEWWGEESDSSTDAATEETDRRPSGTTEPNNREALETLRARYAAGELTDEQFERKLERLLETETLEDLEQRRGSGSDSTGRVGEDSPADDRYGDRDLEYETE; from the coding sequence ATGAGTGACGATCCGGCGACGCGAGTCCGTGAGAACATCACGGAGATCACCTCGATGATCGTCACCGGCCTGTGGCTCGCGCTCATGTTGTCGGGGATCGGTGGTAACCTCTGGCTCGCGGTCCTGTTAGTCGGATACATCGTCGTTATTCCGCTGGTCGCACTGGTGTTCGGCGACGAAACGGACAAACAAGAGTGGTGGGACGACTGGTGGGGAGACGAGTCCTGGGACGAGTGGTGGGGCGAGGAGTCAGACTCGAGTACGGACGCCGCCACCGAAGAGACGGACCGCCGTCCCAGCGGGACGACGGAGCCGAACAACCGCGAGGCCCTCGAGACGCTTCGCGCCCGATACGCCGCGGGCGAGTTGACCGACGAACAGTTCGAACGCAAACTCGAGCGACTGCTCGAGACGGAAACGCTCGAAGACCTAGAGCAGCGACGCGGATCCGGAAGCGATTCCACCGGTCGCGTTGGCGAGGACAGCCCAGCGGACGATCGGTACGGAGACCGCGACCTCGAATATGAAACCGAGTAG